A genomic stretch from Hoplias malabaricus isolate fHopMal1 chromosome 4, fHopMal1.hap1, whole genome shotgun sequence includes:
- the pfkfb3 gene encoding 6-phosphofructo-2-kinase/fructose-2,6-bisphosphatase 3 isoform X2, with protein MTRELTQNKIQKIWIPSKDEKPTTPRKSGGGPHLANPPTVIVMVGLPARGKTYMSRKLTRYLNWVGMPTKVFNVGEYRREAVKHYSSYDFFKSDNKEAVRIRQQCALAALQDVKKYLTELGGQVAVFDATNTTRDRRDMILDFGAENGFKIFFIESICEDPNVIATNIMEVKVSCPDYQDCNKTDAMEDFHKRIECYRLNYQPLDPDDYDRNLSFIKVIDVGRRFLVNRVQDHIQSRIVYYLMNIHVQPRSIYLCRHGESQHNIQGRLGGDSGLSTRGRKFASALSKFVEEQNLKDLKVWTSQMRRSIQTAEALDVPYEQWKALNEIDAGVCEEMTYEEVRERYPEEFALRDQDKYYYRYPTGESYQDLVQRLEPVIMELERQENVLVICHQAVMRCLLAYFLDKSADEMPYLKCPLHTVLKLTPVAYGCKVESISLNVEAVNTHRERPEEIKRCPGTLIRRNSVTPLSSHEPTKKPRIDSLEDPTIPELTPAPLTFCANGSIALATQNMNRCATESHDIPQLCQ; from the exons ATGACGAGGGAGCTTACGCAGAATAAGATCCAAAAGATCTGGATCCCTTCAAAAGATGAGAAGCCAACCACACCACGAAAAT ctgGTGGCGGTCCACATTTGGCCAACCCTCCTACTGTCATTGTGATGGTTGGTCTGCCTGCAAGAGGCAAAACGTACATGTCTAGGAAACTCACACGCTACCTCAACTGGGTGGGCATGCCAACAAAAG tgtttaatgttggCGAGTATCGAAGGGAGGCGGTTAAACACTACAGCTCATATGATTTCTTCAAATCTGACAACAAGGAAGCAGTGAGAATAAGACA ACAATGTGCCTTAGCTGCTCTCCAAGATGTAAAGAAGTACTTGACTGAGTTAGGCGGTCAAGTTGCA GTCTTTGATGCCACAAACACAaccagagacaggagagacatgATTCTGGACTTTGGTGCTGAGAACGGCTTTAAG ATCTTCTTCATTGAGTCTATTTGCGAGGACCCAAATGTGATCGCTACGAACATCATG GAAGTGAAAGTGTCATGTCCTGACTACCAAGACTGCAATAAGACAGATGCCATGGAAGACTTTCATAAGAGGATTGAATGCTACAGATTGAACTATCAGCCCCTAGACCCAGATGATTATGAcag GAACCTGTCCTTCATTAAGGTGATTGACGTGGGCCGCAGGTTCTTGGTGAACCGTGTTCAGGATCATATCCAGAGCCGTATCGTCTACTACCTGATGAACATTCACGTTCAGCCACGCTCCATCTACCTGTGTCGCCATGGAGAGAGTCAGCACAACATACAGGGAAGACTGGGTGGAGACTCTGGCCTTTCCACACGTGGAAGAAAG TTTGCAAGTGCTCTAAGCAAGTTTGTGGAGGAGCAGAATCTTAAAGATCTGAAAGTTTGGACTAGTCAGATGCGAAGGAGCATCCAGACAGCCGAGGCCCTTGATGTACCATATGAGCAGTGGAAGGCCCTGAACGAGATTGATGCT ggtgtATGTGAGGAGATGACTTATGAAGAAGTGAGGGAACGTTACCCTGAAGAATTTGCTCTAAGAGACCAGGACAAATATTATTACCGCTACCCCACTGGAGAG TCCTATCAGGACCTGGTCCAGCGACTGGAGCCAGTAATCATGGAGCTGGAGAGACAGGAGAACGTCCTGGTCATCTGCCACCAAGCCGTCATGCGCTGCCTACTTGCTTACTTCCTGGACAAAAGTGCTG ATGAGATGCCTTACCTTAAGTGTCCACTCCACACTGTCCTGAAGCTGACCCCAGTGGCTTATG GCTGCAAAGTAGAGTCCATCTCGCTAAATGTTGAGGCAGTGAACACCCATAGGGAGAGACCTGAG GAGATTAAGAGGTGTCCAGGCACTCTAATCAGAAGGAACAGTGTGACTCCTCTGTCGAGTCATGAGCCTACTAAGAAGCCTCGGATCGATTCCCTGGAAGACCCTACTATTCCAGAATTGACTCCCGCGCCGCTGACCTTCTGTGCAAACGGTTCTATTGCACTGGCAACACAG AACATGAACCGATGTGCCACAGAGAGCCATGACATCCCTCAGCTTTGCCAGTGA
- the pfkfb3 gene encoding 6-phosphofructo-2-kinase/fructose-2,6-bisphosphatase 3 isoform X1, translating to MTRELTQNKIQKIWIPSKDEKPTTPRKSGGGPHLANPPTVIVMVGLPARGKTYMSRKLTRYLNWVGMPTKVFNVGEYRREAVKHYSSYDFFKSDNKEAVRIRQQCALAALQDVKKYLTELGGQVAVFDATNTTRDRRDMILDFGAENGFKIFFIESICEDPNVIATNIMEVKVSCPDYQDCNKTDAMEDFHKRIECYRLNYQPLDPDDYDRNLSFIKVIDVGRRFLVNRVQDHIQSRIVYYLMNIHVQPRSIYLCRHGESQHNIQGRLGGDSGLSTRGRKFASALSKFVEEQNLKDLKVWTSQMRRSIQTAEALDVPYEQWKALNEIDAGVCEEMTYEEVRERYPEEFALRDQDKYYYRYPTGESYQDLVQRLEPVIMELERQENVLVICHQAVMRCLLAYFLDKSADEMPYLKCPLHTVLKLTPVAYGCKVESISLNVEAVNTHRERPEEIKRCPGTLIRRNSVTPLSSHEPTKKPRIDSLEDPTIPELTPAPLTFCANGSIALATQALCFPLLESHVSAAVSENMNRCATESHDIPQLCQ from the exons ATGACGAGGGAGCTTACGCAGAATAAGATCCAAAAGATCTGGATCCCTTCAAAAGATGAGAAGCCAACCACACCACGAAAAT ctgGTGGCGGTCCACATTTGGCCAACCCTCCTACTGTCATTGTGATGGTTGGTCTGCCTGCAAGAGGCAAAACGTACATGTCTAGGAAACTCACACGCTACCTCAACTGGGTGGGCATGCCAACAAAAG tgtttaatgttggCGAGTATCGAAGGGAGGCGGTTAAACACTACAGCTCATATGATTTCTTCAAATCTGACAACAAGGAAGCAGTGAGAATAAGACA ACAATGTGCCTTAGCTGCTCTCCAAGATGTAAAGAAGTACTTGACTGAGTTAGGCGGTCAAGTTGCA GTCTTTGATGCCACAAACACAaccagagacaggagagacatgATTCTGGACTTTGGTGCTGAGAACGGCTTTAAG ATCTTCTTCATTGAGTCTATTTGCGAGGACCCAAATGTGATCGCTACGAACATCATG GAAGTGAAAGTGTCATGTCCTGACTACCAAGACTGCAATAAGACAGATGCCATGGAAGACTTTCATAAGAGGATTGAATGCTACAGATTGAACTATCAGCCCCTAGACCCAGATGATTATGAcag GAACCTGTCCTTCATTAAGGTGATTGACGTGGGCCGCAGGTTCTTGGTGAACCGTGTTCAGGATCATATCCAGAGCCGTATCGTCTACTACCTGATGAACATTCACGTTCAGCCACGCTCCATCTACCTGTGTCGCCATGGAGAGAGTCAGCACAACATACAGGGAAGACTGGGTGGAGACTCTGGCCTTTCCACACGTGGAAGAAAG TTTGCAAGTGCTCTAAGCAAGTTTGTGGAGGAGCAGAATCTTAAAGATCTGAAAGTTTGGACTAGTCAGATGCGAAGGAGCATCCAGACAGCCGAGGCCCTTGATGTACCATATGAGCAGTGGAAGGCCCTGAACGAGATTGATGCT ggtgtATGTGAGGAGATGACTTATGAAGAAGTGAGGGAACGTTACCCTGAAGAATTTGCTCTAAGAGACCAGGACAAATATTATTACCGCTACCCCACTGGAGAG TCCTATCAGGACCTGGTCCAGCGACTGGAGCCAGTAATCATGGAGCTGGAGAGACAGGAGAACGTCCTGGTCATCTGCCACCAAGCCGTCATGCGCTGCCTACTTGCTTACTTCCTGGACAAAAGTGCTG ATGAGATGCCTTACCTTAAGTGTCCACTCCACACTGTCCTGAAGCTGACCCCAGTGGCTTATG GCTGCAAAGTAGAGTCCATCTCGCTAAATGTTGAGGCAGTGAACACCCATAGGGAGAGACCTGAG GAGATTAAGAGGTGTCCAGGCACTCTAATCAGAAGGAACAGTGTGACTCCTCTGTCGAGTCATGAGCCTACTAAGAAGCCTCGGATCGATTCCCTGGAAGACCCTACTATTCCAGAATTGACTCCCGCGCCGCTGACCTTCTGTGCAAACGGTTCTATTGCACTGGCAACACAG GCGCTCTGTTTTCCACTACTTGAAAGTCATGTCAGTGCTGCTGTTTCAGAG AACATGAACCGATGTGCCACAGAGAGCCATGACATCCCTCAGCTTTGCCAGTGA
- the pfkfb3 gene encoding 6-phosphofructo-2-kinase/fructose-2,6-bisphosphatase 3 isoform X3 translates to MTRELTQNKIQKIWIPSKDEKPTTPRKSGGGPHLANPPTVIVMVGLPARGKTYMSRKLTRYLNWVGMPTKVFNVGEYRREAVKHYSSYDFFKSDNKEAVRIRQQCALAALQDVKKYLTELGGQVAVFDATNTTRDRRDMILDFGAENGFKIFFIESICEDPNVIATNIMEVKVSCPDYQDCNKTDAMEDFHKRIECYRLNYQPLDPDDYDRNLSFIKVIDVGRRFLVNRVQDHIQSRIVYYLMNIHVQPRSIYLCRHGESQHNIQGRLGGDSGLSTRGRKFASALSKFVEEQNLKDLKVWTSQMRRSIQTAEALDVPYEQWKALNEIDAGVCEEMTYEEVRERYPEEFALRDQDKYYYRYPTGESYQDLVQRLEPVIMELERQENVLVICHQAVMRCLLAYFLDKSADEMPYLKCPLHTVLKLTPVAYGCKVESISLNVEAVNTHRERPEEIKRCPGTLIRRNSVTPLSSHEPTKKPRIDSLEDPTIPELTPAPLTFCANGSIALATQHWLGQACLRSVFHYLKVMSVLLFQR, encoded by the exons ATGACGAGGGAGCTTACGCAGAATAAGATCCAAAAGATCTGGATCCCTTCAAAAGATGAGAAGCCAACCACACCACGAAAAT ctgGTGGCGGTCCACATTTGGCCAACCCTCCTACTGTCATTGTGATGGTTGGTCTGCCTGCAAGAGGCAAAACGTACATGTCTAGGAAACTCACACGCTACCTCAACTGGGTGGGCATGCCAACAAAAG tgtttaatgttggCGAGTATCGAAGGGAGGCGGTTAAACACTACAGCTCATATGATTTCTTCAAATCTGACAACAAGGAAGCAGTGAGAATAAGACA ACAATGTGCCTTAGCTGCTCTCCAAGATGTAAAGAAGTACTTGACTGAGTTAGGCGGTCAAGTTGCA GTCTTTGATGCCACAAACACAaccagagacaggagagacatgATTCTGGACTTTGGTGCTGAGAACGGCTTTAAG ATCTTCTTCATTGAGTCTATTTGCGAGGACCCAAATGTGATCGCTACGAACATCATG GAAGTGAAAGTGTCATGTCCTGACTACCAAGACTGCAATAAGACAGATGCCATGGAAGACTTTCATAAGAGGATTGAATGCTACAGATTGAACTATCAGCCCCTAGACCCAGATGATTATGAcag GAACCTGTCCTTCATTAAGGTGATTGACGTGGGCCGCAGGTTCTTGGTGAACCGTGTTCAGGATCATATCCAGAGCCGTATCGTCTACTACCTGATGAACATTCACGTTCAGCCACGCTCCATCTACCTGTGTCGCCATGGAGAGAGTCAGCACAACATACAGGGAAGACTGGGTGGAGACTCTGGCCTTTCCACACGTGGAAGAAAG TTTGCAAGTGCTCTAAGCAAGTTTGTGGAGGAGCAGAATCTTAAAGATCTGAAAGTTTGGACTAGTCAGATGCGAAGGAGCATCCAGACAGCCGAGGCCCTTGATGTACCATATGAGCAGTGGAAGGCCCTGAACGAGATTGATGCT ggtgtATGTGAGGAGATGACTTATGAAGAAGTGAGGGAACGTTACCCTGAAGAATTTGCTCTAAGAGACCAGGACAAATATTATTACCGCTACCCCACTGGAGAG TCCTATCAGGACCTGGTCCAGCGACTGGAGCCAGTAATCATGGAGCTGGAGAGACAGGAGAACGTCCTGGTCATCTGCCACCAAGCCGTCATGCGCTGCCTACTTGCTTACTTCCTGGACAAAAGTGCTG ATGAGATGCCTTACCTTAAGTGTCCACTCCACACTGTCCTGAAGCTGACCCCAGTGGCTTATG GCTGCAAAGTAGAGTCCATCTCGCTAAATGTTGAGGCAGTGAACACCCATAGGGAGAGACCTGAG GAGATTAAGAGGTGTCCAGGCACTCTAATCAGAAGGAACAGTGTGACTCCTCTGTCGAGTCATGAGCCTACTAAGAAGCCTCGGATCGATTCCCTGGAAGACCCTACTATTCCAGAATTGACTCCCGCGCCGCTGACCTTCTGTGCAAACGGTTCTATTGCACTGGCAACACAG CACTGGCTTGGCCAAGCCTGCCT GCGCTCTGTTTTCCACTACTTGAAAGTCATGTCAGTGCTGCTGTTTCAGAGGTAA